A portion of the Hoplias malabaricus isolate fHopMal1 chromosome 1, fHopMal1.hap1, whole genome shotgun sequence genome contains these proteins:
- the ccdc28a gene encoding coiled-coil domain-containing protein 28A, translating into MEERKVKRKSPRPSTNQAAPPGTARKSVTSSSRAPGFSGMGSHTNQRSRYRRGVRDKPKPQSQTTKSNQSAPIQHSFLTDVSDVQEMEKGLLGLLNDFHSGKLQAFGNECSIDQMEHVREMQEKLARLHFDLYGEVEELPKDQRKAACDSNMDKLLLNLEELSSSIQKLNLADSQDAPKISSV; encoded by the exons ATGGAGGAGAGGAAGGTTAAACGGAAAAGTCCCAGGCCATCAACCAACCAGGCAGCTCCTCCAGGCACTGCCCGAAAGAGTGTTACCTCTAGCAGTAGAGCCCCAGGCTTCTCTGGTATGGGCTCCCACACCAATCAGAGGAGTAGATACCGCAG AGGGGTAAGAGATAAACCAAAGCCACAGAGCCAGACAACTAAAAGTAACCAGTCTGCCCCTATTCAGCACTCCTTCCTTACAGACGTGTCCGATGTGCAAGAGATGGAAAAAGGTCTTCTCGGTCTGCTAAATGACTTCCACTCTGGAAAGCTCCAAGCCTTTG GTAATGAATGTTCAATTGATCAAATGGAGCATGTACGAGAGATGCAGGAGAAACTGGCACGACTGCACTTTGACCTCTATGGAGAGGTGGAAGAATTGCCAAAGGACCAGAGGAAGGCTGCCTGTGACAGTAACATGGACAAACTTCTACTGAAT CTGGAAGAATTGAGTTCATCAAT ACAAAAACTGAACCTTGCTGATAGCCAAGATGCACCCAAAATATCCAGTGTGTGA